The Verrucomicrobium spinosum DSM 4136 = JCM 18804 DNA segment ATGGCACTCTGTACGACCCAGAGTTCAGCACCCGGCTTCGATACGGCGCAGGCGTCCCGGACAACAGCCTGGGCTACATCGGAGATGCTTATGTCAACACCGCCACGGGATGGTTCTACCAAAAGACAGGTGAGACCACCTGGACAGTGCGCGGCATCCTCGCGCAGTCCATCAGCAACTCCCTGGCTACATTCTATTGCCCTGACGGCCAGACACGGTCCGTAGCGTTCGCTGAAGCGGGTCCGGCCTCACATGCAGGAACCCATGTGGGCCTGGGTTCTGACAAAATCCGCGATGCCACCTCATCGCAAGACGGGCTCATGACTGCGGAATACGCTGCCAAGTTGGACGGCATTGAGGCATCTGCAGACGTCACTGACGCGGCCAATGTCGGAAGTTCCATCAATGGCTCCTCCAGCAAGGCCACACCTGTGAATGGAGACAGCGTCCCGCTGATTGATAGTGGCGCCTCCAACGTTCTCAAGAAGGTCACCTGGGCAAACGTCAAGTCCACTCTCAAGGCCTACTTCGACACGCTGTACAGCTTCTTCGACCCCTCTTCACCTGGCCCTATTGGTGCTGGCACGCCGGATGAAGGTCACTTCACCACCCTGGACATCTCTTCGCCCGTTGGCGTAGCTTCCGGGGATGTCTTCAAGGTTTACGCCGGGCTTTACAGCCGCAGCGTTTTGACCGTGAACGAAAATGGTTTCAGCAACTTTTTCGAGCCTGTTTCCTGCGCTTCATTTGTCCAGGGATTGAGATTCATCGCTCCCAGCCACCCAGTCACAGGGAGCAGCGTGGATGCGACCCTCTATCTTCGCCCGGAGTGGAACACCTCGGGGGATGTGTCTGCATTTTTGATCGACGTATTGAACACATCGAGCGGATCAAACGCCAACCTGATTGACGCCAGGGTTGGAGGCAGTCCGGTTTTCGTGATCGGCAAGGATGGAGTTTTTCGTCAGAGCATTATGAGCTCTGGGAACATCGATGCCTTCAATCATGTCCGGTCTTTGTATGGGGCCGTCATGACGAAGGGTCAGGTGGCCATGAGCGGGGAAGGGTCTGGAATCCTCCTACTGACTGACCCTGCTACCTTCAACAGCTTCAATCGCCTTTGTTTTGGCGGAATCACCAGCAGCTACCCGGCCTGGCAGCGGAATGACACCACTCTTGTCGCCCGTCTCGCGGACGACAGCGGGAATTCGGAAGTGGAAGCATCTCGTGCCAATCTGGATGGACAAACTGTCTCCGGCTCTGCCAGCGACTCGACACTCAATCTGACTCCAACCTGGAACACTTCTGGGGCACCTTCGGCCATCTATCTGGACGTGACAGATGTTTCAAGTGATGCCAGCGCAAATCTTCTCGATCTGAGGAAGGATGGCATCTCTCGATTCCGCATTGACAGAGGTGGTGCGATCCGAACAGCCGAAGGAAACGAAGTTGTCATTGGTAATTATTCCTCAATAAGATTCGCTGATGGCGGGGCAATCAGCGGGGGCGACTCCCAGGTGATGGAGTTGTACGGCGGGTATTACGGTCCTCTCGCATTGCTTCGATTTGGTGGATCGTCCCCATCTGTTCCTGCTTTAAAGATGTCTGGAACCACCCTCATTGCCCGTCTGGCAGACGACAGCGCAAATGCGGACATGGAGTGCTTGCAGCTCCAGATTGCTGGTCAACTCGTCTCAGGATCAGCCTCCACCAGTGCACTGGAGGTGGAGACCACATGGGATACCACTGGCACACCATCTGCATTGAAAATTGATGTTACCGACACTGCGAGTGATATATTATCACCAATTATAGAATGTCGAGTAGACGGCGTTCAAAAGTTTGCGGTCCTAAAAAATGGCAGAGTAGTTCTTACAGATATTTTTGATGCTCAGATTATCGGAGCAGCGATCATTGGGTACGGTGTTTTAGCTTCTAGCAACGGCTCACGAATAAGCACGCCAACAGATGGTGTTTTTCAATTTACCAATGCGGCCCAAACGCTCAACGGCAATCTGTTAGCCGGCGGCTTAACTCTCACCAACCTTCCCACCACTGACCCAGGAGTTCCTGGGGCCATATGGAGAAGCGGCCCCGACCTCAAAATATCTATCTGACCATGAGCTTGAACATCATTCCTCCAATTGTTGCTGAAAAACTCCTGCCCAGATTCAGGCGGAAGTGATCATCAGTGGAATCAACCCCAGCTCCATAGCGATGGCACCGTCACCGTGCAAACGCCATGAAGACATCCCTGCTCATCGCTCTCGCACCCACCCTCACCTACCGCTGGTGGGAGTTCCTCTGCGCCCCCCCGCCCTGGGGGCCATGATCCAGGCGCTTTGCCACCTTGGCTTTTCCCCCTTGACCCTCGAAAAACGCACTCCCCGCCGCCCTGACTGCGGCACCTCTGGCTTCGTCCACGTCTTTCGCTCCTGTGGGTGAAGCAGGTGAAATGCGAGACCGATCGCTACGCACTGCGTGAAGAGATCGGAGAGGTTCAACTCCCGCCCGAACTGCAAGCTCAACCCGGCGCACTGCTTCAACCTCTGCAATCAAACAGCGAACTTGGAGCCGAGTCGTGATCCGCTCAGATGCAAGCCGCATAGAAGTCAGCACCATTGGAGCATGACCGAACTGCCCATCATCCCCCGCCCCGCCGAGCCGGTACGGCCACCGCGGGTGAGGGAGCTGCCGCTCCTCCGCCTGGTGGACGAGTGGGTGCCCAACGGCTCAGATCTTGCTGTCCCCACCGCCGGCATCGCCCGCTACGCGCGTCAGCTCATTCGGGGGGACGGCACCCTCTTCGATCCGGAGTTTATCGTCCCCCTCCGCCACGGCAACGGCGCACCCAATGTCAGCCTGGGCAATATGGGAGACTCCTATCTGGACCGGCTCAATGGCTGGTTCTATGAAAAGACAGCCCCCGAGGCCTGGGTGTTGCGTGGCGTCCTCGCCCTCCAGGTCACCAATGTTGTCGCGCGTTTCGTCTGCCCGGACGGCCAGACCCGCGAGCTCCCTTTCGCCCGCTACAATGAATCCACGGGTGAGCTCGAGGTGCAGACCCCCGCCGGGACGAAGAGGCTCCTCCTCCTTGACTGATCCAACCCCTTTCCCCGTTCCAGGATGTTGTCTTTTTCTCCTCGTGTTGCTCCGCCCCTGGTGTTCCGTTTGCTGGTGCTCTGGGCGCTGTCCTGCGCCATCCCGGTCACCGCCCAGGTTCCGGCCGGCTCCTACAGCCTAGCCCGGCGCAAGGCGTCCGGCACAGGGTATGAGGAAAAATCCCTCTCCGCCACGGCCAGCTCCGTCGTCACCCTGGACGCCAGCGGCGACCCGCTGGCAAAGGTCATCAGCGACTTCGTTCTGGACTCAGAACTCGCCTCTTGGGCAGGTTCCCCGGGCATCACCACCCTGGGGACCGTCACCACCGGCACATGGAACGCAGGCACCATCGCCGTGCTCCGGGGAGGCACCGGACAGACGTCCTACCTTGACGGCCAGCTCCTCATTGGCAACACCGCCACCGGCGGCCTGTCCAAGGCCACGCTCACTGCCGGCAGCAATATCAGCATCACCCATGGCAACGGAAGCATCACCATTGCGGCCAGCGGAGGCAGCGGTTCCGGCACGCTCACCACGCTCAAATCAAGCGGCACCCAGGTGGGTGGGGCGGACATTGTCACGCTCGACTTCGGCCTTGGCTTCTCACTCACAGAAAGCCCGGATACCGAGGTAAACATCGCGCTGGATGCAACCCTTGCCGCCTTGGCCGGGGCCACCACTGGAGCCAACACCATGACCTACTGGACGGGCACAGACACTGTGGGCAACACGGCGCTCACGGCATACGCACGCACCTTGCTGGATGACCCGGACCTCGCCGCGGCCTGGGCCACCCTCCAGCTCAACACCGGCACGCAGATTGCCTTCTTCAGCGCCGTGTCGGTTCTGGGGAACCTCCACCTCGGGGAGGACTTCGCCCCCGGTGCCCTGGGCCTGCATTCCGGCGTGGGCGGCTCCACGTATCATGAAACAACCAGCGCCGCCACCGCCCCCCGCACCGCCGTCTTTCCAGACAAGTCCGGCCAGGTCGCCCTCGTCTCGGACCCCTCCGGCAGGGTGAACCTGGACCCCGCCTACAACGAGGTCACCGGCGTGCTCCCGCCCTCCAGCATCGCCCTCGGCGGCAGCCTCGGGGCCGTGGGCGGCTATATTGTGCTCTCCGGGGACAACGTCTCGCCGGGCGGTTCAAGATACTACGGCACAGACGCTGGCGGCACCAAGGGCTGGCACAGCCTGGGCGCGGCCGCCGTCGGCCTCGGCAGTGTGGAGAACACCGCCCTCAGCACCTGGACGGGCAGCGCAAATGTCACCACGCTGGGCACCGTCACCACCGGCACCTGGAACGCCAGCCCCCTCGCCACGGCCTACATCGCCGATGACGCCGTGACCAATGCCAAGCTCGCCAACATGGCGGCAAGCACGATCAAGGGCCGGAAGACGGGCAGTACCGGAGACCCGGAAGACTGCACGCTCTCAGAGATTCTCGACTTCATCGGAAGCGCGGCACAAGGCGACCTTCTTTACCGGGGAGCCTCAGGCTGGGCACGACTGCCTGCCGGCACTGACGGTCAGGTTTTGGAAACAAATGGCACCGGGGCCAACCCGTCCTGGGAAACCAGGCTCAGCGGAACCAAAACTCTGGCCACCTTCCGCGCTACAGACAATGAGCCCCCGGCCTCCAACTTCGCCACCCTGGACACCCGCAACAGTCACCCTGTCCTCGATTTCGACACCACCACGCAGGAGGCCGCCGTCTTCAGCGCCAAGATCCCTCAAAACACCAGTCTGGCGGCTGGAGTGACGGTGATCGTACACTGGGCGGCCACCAGCGCCACCAGCGGCACTGTGGGTTGGGATGTCGCCTTCGAACGCATCGCTGACGGAGGAATAGACATTGACTCCGACAGCTTCGGTACGGCTCAAACGGTAACAGCCGCAACAGTCCCGGGCACAAGCGGTGTGACCAAGGTCACAAGTGTGACATTTACCCAAGCACAGCTTCCCGCCAGCCTGGCCGCTGGGGACGTCTACCGCGTCCGCATCCGTCGTGATGTCACCAACGACACCGCCACGGGTGACGCGGAGCTGTTATTTATTGAAATCCAGCTGCAATAAACCATGGCACGCACATTCGACGGCTCCTCAGGTCGCATTGAACGAGGCGGCACACCTCCGGTTACAGCCGTGCCGGTCACGCTGGCCGCGTGGTTCAAAACCACAACGCTATCCGTATCCCAGGTCATCGTTTCCATTGGAAATGCAGACGGTTCCAGGCTTGCTATCACCATCACCAGCGCAGGAAACCCGAGGGCTGGCAGTGTCACTGCCTCTGGCACCACCTCAGGCCCACAACAGACTGGCGGATTGTCCACTGGGACATGGTTTCACATTGTAGGCGCGTTCACGTCCTCCACTTCCCGCACGTTGTACGTTGACGGCGCATTTGTCGGTACGGATACAACTTCCTCCACCATCTCGACCTTTGACAGGATGGCCATCGGTTCCAGGTGGGAGCCGTCTGCATGGGGCACCTTCTTTAATGGCCAAATTGCCGAACCGGCCATGTGGAGCGACGCTCTCACAGCCGCTGAAGCGGCAGCACTGGCAAAGGGATTTTCACCAGCCTTGGTGCGGCCACAGAGCCTTGTGTTTTACGCGCCACTCGTTCGCGATTTGATGGACCTCAAGGGCGGAGCTTTGTCCGCCACCGGCACCAGTGCTTCCGACCATCTGCGCGTCATTTACTAAACCATGCAAACCTCCCACGCCCTCGTCTCCCCAGAAGGGGAAATAGCGGTCACCGGACTGCAGGACCCGGACAGCCTCCCCCTCACCAAGGCTGGCTGGCGCTGGCTGCCGGTGACCGAAGGTGAGCCCCCCGCCTATGATGCGGCCACCCAACGGCTCATGCGAGCTTACGCCGTCGGCACGGATGACGTGGTGCACGGCTGGGCCATCGAGGCCCTGAGTGACGAGGAACAGCGGCAACTCGCCTTCTCCGATGGCGTCGTCGCTGGCTTTGCCGTCGCTCCCGAGGGCTTCACCCTCCGTCTTGAGGATGCCGACCGCGCCGCCTTCGCCCAAATGCTGGCTCTCGTGAAAGAGGCGCTGGACCTCGGCATGATCACCGACGCGACACCCCAACTGATCGCCGACAGTGCTGGGACGCGGCACGAGGTAACAACCCTGCGCTTCCGGCAGATCATGGTCGCCTACGGCCTCCACTACAAGGGACTCTGGGATGCCCTCACCGCAACATGAGAACGATCCTCCTCTCCACCTGCCTCTTCCTGACCTCCTGCGCCAGCATCCCCTGCCCGGCCGTCAACCAGATCCCCGGGAACATTCCCTTCATTAAGATCACCCTCTACAGCCGCACATGGTAGCCATGCTCAACCACCTGCACCACCATCTGGACCTGCTCCTGCACCACTGGAAGCCTGTGGTGGCCGGACTTGTGATGATCGCAAGCTGGCTCGGCCAGATCGCGCTCGACCTCGCTGGCATGGCCAAGGGATGGGAGGACCTTACACTCAAGGGTGTCCTCATCATCGCCGTCCTCTACCTGGCCCGTGAAGGGCGCAAGCGCGAAGCCAAGCACGAGAACGCCATCAAGGCCAAGGACGACCAGATCATTGCCCTGGACGCCGCAAACGAAGCCCGCGATGCGCGATCGGCCCAAGCCCTGACACGAGTCGCAGACGCCCTCGATGGTCTGACGTCCGAAACCAAGATCCAGACCGAGTACTGGAAGGGCATCAACCAGGATCTTGTCGAGCGCGGCCTCGGACCACGCCGCCGCGGCGACACCTCAAGAAACAACACACCCCACACCCCATGACCCCAGTCAAAGAAACCAAGGAATTCCTCGACGCCTTGTCCGCCCTCGCGGTTCGCACCTTTAACAGCCTCTCCGACGACGGCCGCATTTCGGTGTTCGAGGGTGCCGGATACCTGGCCGATCTCAAGACGGTGGCCACGGCAATCTCCGGAGCCCCGCAGATCCCCGGTGAACTGCTCAAGGCTGATGAGGAGGCCCACGCCTACCTCCGCGCCCAGATCAAAGTCGGGCTGGCGAAAGTGGGCGTCACGCACCGCATCCAGGACATTACGGAGGCGATTCTGACCTGGATCGTGGACACCCTGCAGACGGTGGCCTTCATCCGCACTGCGCCGCCTACCGCGCTCCCGGCATGAAGCTTCTCCTCGCCCCATTTTATGCGGTCGCCAGAGCGGCCGCTGCTGTCGTGGACCTGCTCGCGAGCGGAACCACTCACATCAAACGGGACATCAAGAGCATCACCTTGAGCAAGCACAAGCCATGAACGCCATCACCGAACTCCTCCACACCCTTGCCCGGCAACGAGCCCAGTTGACCATCGTCACCCCGGACGCTCGGACGGAACTGGAGCAGGCCATTCACCGTCAAGAGCAGCTGCTGGATCAGCTGTGCCTCGAGTGCTGACCGCGAATGACCCATGGGGGACAGCCTGACAGCAAATCAGTAGCTACAACCACATGAAAATCTTCGACACCATCAAGTCCTGGTTCCAGTCCGCCTGGCAGACCGTTCTGGAAACCCGCATCCTGGATACCGTCGCCGATCTTGGTGGGACCAAGGAGCAGGTCGAGGCCACTCGCCAGCTCATCGTTGCGGCCGAGGAGCGCTTCGCTGGCGTGGAAAAGGCCGGTGAACTGAAGGACGGCTTCGTGCGCGCCGGCCTGCAAGAGTTGTTCCGCGAACTTGCCCCCTACCTCATCAACGCCCTTGTCGGCATCGTCTTCGGCTATCTCCGCCGCCTGGGGAAAGTGTGAGCCGGTGCGTCAGTGGGCAGTGGGCGGGGTGTTGGAAGCGGTTCGTAGTTCAAACTTTAGTTTGCCTCAGGGGGAGGGGTGCCTGGTGCTTGGTGCTTGGTTCGTGGTTCGTGGTCAATACACCCACGGCCTCAG contains these protein-coding regions:
- a CDS encoding LamG-like jellyroll fold domain-containing protein, with protein sequence MARTFDGSSGRIERGGTPPVTAVPVTLAAWFKTTTLSVSQVIVSIGNADGSRLAITITSAGNPRAGSVTASGTTSGPQQTGGLSTGTWFHIVGAFTSSTSRTLYVDGAFVGTDTTSSTISTFDRMAIGSRWEPSAWGTFFNGQIAEPAMWSDALTAAEAAALAKGFSPALVRPQSLVFYAPLVRDLMDLKGGALSATGTSASDHLRVIY